In Clostridium sp. JN-1, one genomic interval encodes:
- a CDS encoding short-chain-enoyl-CoA hydratase, whose protein sequence is MEFKNLTFEKDGKIAIVTINRPKALNALNTETFVDISAVVDEIAKDSEILAVIVTGAGRAFVAGADITQMKDMNTEGGREFGMTGNEAFRKLENLEKPVIAAVNGFALGGGCELSLACDIRIASTKAKFGQPEAGLGITPGCGGTQRLARTIGPGMAKELIYTAKIIDANEAYRVGLVNKVVEPENLMKEAKDLANTIAANAPIAVKMCKAAINKGIQCDIDTGLSYETAVFGLCFATEDQKEGMTAFVEKRDKCFKNR, encoded by the coding sequence ATGGAGTTTAAAAATCTTACCTTTGAAAAGGATGGAAAAATAGCTATAGTTACTATTAACAGACCTAAGGCACTAAATGCTTTAAATACGGAGACTTTTGTAGATATCAGTGCTGTTGTTGATGAAATTGCTAAAGACAGCGAAATACTTGCTGTAATAGTTACAGGTGCAGGCAGAGCTTTTGTTGCAGGCGCTGACATAACTCAAATGAAAGATATGAATACTGAAGGCGGAAGAGAGTTCGGAATGACTGGAAACGAAGCTTTCAGAAAATTAGAAAATCTTGAAAAACCAGTAATAGCTGCAGTAAACGGTTTTGCACTTGGAGGCGGCTGTGAACTATCACTTGCTTGTGATATAAGAATAGCTTCAACTAAGGCTAAATTCGGACAGCCAGAGGCAGGTCTTGGAATCACACCAGGATGCGGCGGAACACAGAGACTTGCAAGAACAATTGGACCAGGAATGGCAAAAGAACTTATATACACTGCTAAAATCATTGATGCAAATGAAGCATATAGAGTAGGTCTTGTAAACAAAGTAGTAGAACCAGAGAATTTGATGAAAGAAGCAAAGGATCTTGCAAATACTATAGCAGCAAATGCACCTATAGCAGTTAAAATGTGTAAAGCTGCAATAAATAAAGGAATACAATGCGATATAGATACAGGTCTTTCATACGAAACAGCAGTTTTTGGACTGTGTTTTGCAACAGAAGATCAAAAAGAAGGTATGACTGCATTTGTTGAGAAGAGAGACAAATGTTTTAAGAATAGATAG
- a CDS encoding redox-sensing transcriptional repressor Rex yields the protein MEKKKNISMAVIKRLPKYHRYLGELLKNDVDRISSKELSEKIGFTASQIRQDLNCFGDFGQQGYGYNVSELYNQIRNILGLTKIYKTVIVGAGNIGQAIANYTRFEKLGFTLESLFDINPKLVGLKIRDISIKDIDCLPGYLQENHIDIGVICVPRNNAQKVCDILVKNGVKGIWNFAPVDLVIPDDVKIGNVHLSDSLLTLSCLLNDKE from the coding sequence ATGGAGAAGAAAAAAAATATATCAATGGCTGTTATAAAAAGATTGCCTAAGTATCATAGGTATCTTGGGGAATTACTAAAAAATGATGTCGATAGAATTTCTTCAAAAGAATTAAGTGAAAAGATAGGTTTTACAGCGTCCCAGATCAGACAAGATTTGAATTGTTTTGGAGATTTTGGCCAGCAGGGTTATGGTTATAACGTTAGTGAGCTGTATAATCAAATAAGAAATATTTTGGGGCTTACTAAAATTTACAAAACAGTAATAGTAGGAGCAGGAAACATAGGGCAGGCCATAGCAAACTATACGAGGTTTGAAAAACTTGGATTTACTCTTGAATCACTATTTGATATCAATCCTAAATTGGTTGGATTAAAGATAAGAGATATAAGTATAAAGGATATAGATTGTTTACCAGGATATTTACAAGAAAACCATATAGATATTGGTGTAATATGTGTGCCTAGAAATAATGCACAAAAAGTATGTGATATTTTAGTTAAAAATGGCGTTAAGGGAATTTGGAACTTTGCTCCTGTAGATTTAGTTATTCCTGATGATGTAAAAATCGGAAATGTTCATTTAAGTGATAGTTTACTTACGTTAAGTTGTTTATTAAATGACAAAGAATAG
- a CDS encoding ABC-F family ATP-binding cassette domain-containing protein, producing the protein MIVLSCKNIHKSYGTNIILNDVTLNLNEGEKIGLIGPNGAGKSTLFKIITNQLDEYSGNLFIDKNKSIGYLAQHLSLESSNTIYDEMLTVFEELLNLEKKLTHLENLMNKPYDDSNKDYYNKVIKDYTTNTELYNNKGGYTYKAEIGKVLKGLGFTQEDYDKNISILSGGQKTRVALCKLLLTKPQILLLDEPTNHLDLDAIEWLEEYLKSYKGTVLIISHDRYFLDAVTSKTLELINGHINSYNGSYTKFLDLKQKNYETQLKAYNLQQSEIKRQEEIIKRYKSFNREKSIKAAESRQKALDKVERIDLPDKEEKLDHITFETQIKSGNDVLHIENLSKSYSKTLFENLNLDIKRGEKVAIIGENGRGKTTLFKIIMDKLKADSGVCSIGKNVFIGYYDQEQSNLNLNKTVIDEVWDDFPHLTTTEIRSYLAAFLFHSDDVFKKVSELSGGERCRINLLKLMLSNSNFLLLDEPTNHLDIMSREALEKALLNYDGTVLVISHDRYFLNKVIEKIYELTEKGVNEYLGNYSYYVEKKKNPLRFQENEENVPGKTKTQINNEKKKKREIKKIEKEQKLKVKNVEDNISDIEDLISELQAALCKEEVYSNPEKSEDINKTLIEKQSELDCLYEEWEKLM; encoded by the coding sequence ATGATTGTTTTAAGCTGCAAAAATATTCATAAAAGTTACGGAACTAACATTATATTAAATGATGTAACTCTTAATTTAAATGAAGGTGAAAAGATAGGTTTAATAGGTCCTAATGGAGCTGGTAAATCAACACTTTTTAAGATCATAACTAATCAGCTGGATGAGTACTCTGGAAATTTATTTATTGATAAGAATAAATCTATAGGTTACCTTGCCCAGCATCTTTCACTAGAATCTTCTAATACTATATACGATGAAATGTTAACGGTATTTGAAGAACTTTTAAATTTAGAAAAAAAATTAACACATCTAGAAAATTTAATGAATAAGCCATATGATGACAGCAATAAAGATTATTACAATAAGGTGATTAAGGATTATACTACAAATACTGAACTATACAATAATAAGGGAGGTTACACATACAAAGCTGAAATAGGAAAAGTTTTAAAAGGACTTGGCTTTACGCAGGAAGACTATGATAAAAATATCAGTATATTAAGCGGCGGTCAAAAAACAAGAGTCGCACTATGTAAACTCCTTTTAACAAAGCCTCAAATTTTGCTGTTAGATGAGCCTACAAATCATTTAGATTTAGATGCTATAGAATGGTTAGAAGAGTACTTAAAGTCGTATAAAGGTACTGTTTTAATTATATCTCATGATAGATATTTCCTAGATGCTGTAACTTCTAAAACTTTAGAACTCATTAACGGCCACATAAATTCATATAATGGCAGCTATACTAAATTTCTAGATTTAAAACAAAAAAATTATGAAACTCAATTAAAAGCGTATAATCTGCAGCAAAGTGAAATTAAAAGACAGGAAGAGATAATAAAAAGATATAAATCTTTTAACAGGGAAAAAAGCATCAAAGCTGCTGAAAGTAGGCAAAAAGCATTAGATAAAGTTGAAAGAATAGATCTTCCTGATAAGGAAGAAAAGCTTGATCATATAACATTTGAAACTCAAATTAAAAGTGGAAATGATGTCTTACATATTGAAAATTTAAGTAAAAGTTACAGCAAAACTTTATTTGAAAACTTGAATTTAGATATAAAAAGAGGAGAAAAAGTAGCTATCATAGGTGAAAATGGCAGAGGAAAGACAACTTTATTTAAAATAATAATGGATAAATTGAAAGCAGATTCTGGAGTTTGCTCCATTGGTAAAAATGTATTCATAGGTTATTACGATCAAGAACAGTCAAATTTAAATTTAAATAAAACTGTAATAGATGAAGTTTGGGATGACTTTCCACACTTGACTACAACTGAAATACGAAGTTATCTTGCTGCTTTTTTATTTCATAGTGATGATGTATTTAAAAAGGTATCTGAATTAAGTGGAGGCGAAAGGTGCAGAATTAACTTATTAAAGTTGATGTTATCTAACTCCAACTTTTTACTATTAGATGAGCCTACAAACCATTTGGATATAATGTCAAGAGAAGCTTTGGAAAAAGCCCTATTAAATTATGATGGAACTGTTTTAGTAATATCACATGATAGATATTTTTTAAACAAAGTTATCGAAAAGATATACGAGCTTACTGAAAAAGGTGTTAACGAATATTTGGGTAATTATAGTTATTATGTTGAAAAAAAGAAAAATCCATTGAGATTTCAGGAAAACGAAGAGAATGTGCCTGGAAAAACTAAGACTCAAATAAATAATGAAAAAAAGAAAAAAAGAGAAATTAAAAAAATAGAAAAGGAACAAAAGTTAAAGGTCAAAAATGTAGAAGATAACATATCCGATATTGAGGATTTGATATCTGAGCTTCAAGCTGCCTTATGTAAAGAAGAAGTCTATTCAAATCCTGAGAAAAGTGAAGATATAAATAAAACACTAATTGAAAAACAATCTGAACTCGATTGCTTATATGAAGAATGGGAAAAATTAATGTAG
- a CDS encoding MTH1187 family thiamine-binding protein: MSAINVSLQVLPSVKDKDLYSVVDKVIEYIKSTGVKYEVGPMETTMEGELDELLEIVKKAQQICVENGAERVASIVKIDYKPDGITMNEKIGKYRK, from the coding sequence ATGTCAGCTATTAATGTAAGTTTACAAGTATTACCTTCAGTTAAAGATAAGGATTTATATTCAGTTGTTGATAAAGTTATAGAGTATATTAAATCGACTGGTGTAAAATATGAAGTTGGACCTATGGAAACAACTATGGAAGGTGAGCTTGATGAACTCTTGGAAATTGTTAAGAAAGCTCAACAAATATGTGTAGAAAATGGGGCAGAAAGAGTGGCATCAATAGTAAAAATAGATTATAAACCGGATGGTATTACTATGAATGAAAAGATTGGAAAGTACAGAAAGTAA
- a CDS encoding hemerythrin family protein codes for MTGLFTDRLLICVDKIDEQHIKLFKAIDKFQQACNDRKCDEVIGLFNFLKVCFEKHFKDEEGYMVKYIYPEYDEHMEEHNFFLRKIYAFDIGIKGGYISITKMMEMNEFFTENFVMHLSEVDSKLGEFLKDKL; via the coding sequence ATGACGGGTTTATTTACAGACAGATTATTAATATGTGTTGATAAAATTGATGAGCAGCATATAAAACTTTTTAAGGCTATAGATAAATTTCAACAAGCTTGTAATGACAGAAAATGTGATGAAGTAATTGGACTATTTAATTTTTTAAAGGTTTGCTTTGAAAAACATTTTAAAGATGAAGAAGGTTATATGGTCAAGTACATATACCCTGAATACGATGAACATATGGAAGAACACAACTTTTTTTTGAGAAAGATTTATGCCTTTGATATTGGGATTAAAGGAGGTTACATATCAATTACTAAAATGATGGAAATGAATGAGTTTTTTACTGAAAACTTTGTGATGCATCTCTCTGAAGTTGACAGCAAACTTGGAGAGTTTTTAAAAGACAAGCTATAA
- a CDS encoding LytTR family DNA-binding domain-containing protein — MDKIRCIIVEDEVPAAEELKYIISKYDPIYVLGMAYDGETGMKLIKEEKPQVVFLDINMPVRSGMELAREIKEFDKNIDVIFVTAYEKHALQAFEVGAMDYVLKPFDDSRIGKTIDKILNKWNNSSSKQQELPRMINQIINEIDKEKKMTKRIPCDRNGKIILVDVKDIYYCYIKDEKTYIKTKNDDYFVGYTLHQIEEKTNFFRAHRSYLVNMDNIKELYSWFNGTYKLVMNDKEKSEIPISRNNVKKLKELLKI; from the coding sequence ATGGATAAAATAAGGTGTATTATAGTAGAAGATGAAGTCCCTGCTGCGGAAGAGTTAAAATATATAATATCTAAATATGATCCTATTTATGTTTTGGGTATGGCTTATGATGGAGAAACAGGAATGAAACTCATAAAGGAAGAAAAGCCTCAAGTGGTATTCTTAGATATAAACATGCCGGTGAGAAGTGGTATGGAACTTGCAAGAGAAATAAAAGAATTTGATAAAAATATAGATGTGATTTTTGTAACAGCATATGAAAAACATGCATTACAAGCATTTGAAGTTGGGGCTATGGATTATGTTTTAAAGCCATTTGATGATAGTAGAATAGGTAAAACGATAGATAAAATATTGAATAAATGGAATAATAGCAGTTCTAAACAACAGGAACTTCCAAGAATGATAAATCAAATAATTAATGAAATTGACAAAGAAAAAAAAATGACTAAGAGAATTCCGTGTGACAGAAATGGAAAAATAATACTTGTTGATGTCAAAGATATTTACTATTGTTATATAAAGGATGAAAAAACATATATTAAGACAAAAAATGATGACTATTTTGTAGGATATACACTGCACCAGATAGAAGAAAAAACTAACTTTTTTAGAGCTCATAGAAGTTATCTTGTAAATATGGATAATATAAAAGAATTGTATTCATGGTTTAATGGAACTTATAAGTTAGTTATGAATGACAAGGAAAAGTCAGAAATACCTATTAGTAGAAATAATGTAAAAAAGTTAAAAGAGCTGCTCAAAATATAG
- a CDS encoding LytS/YhcK type 5TM receptor domain-containing protein — protein sequence MLYIQLLEKMALIALAAYIYNQSHIFKNLTKDKLEFSDKIVMIVFFSSLSIVGTYTGINLEPHAIANTRPIGAIVAGYVGGPVIGIIVGTIAGVHRYFLGGFTALACGLATIVEGISGGLARKYSKDGAFSVKSGFIGAVIAECLQMVILLIFARPLADSIRLVKIVAFPMITINSLGVVIFINIIQNARKEYDRIGAIQAQKALSIAKRTMVHMRRGLNRETAKNAAEIIYEMSNINGVFIGDKNGLLTYCGGKLDQKKLDDSLNRYYKHPSYTILEFMNDKKMLHFVCAPFFISGVNFEGVLGLEVKSKLNIDMYFWQFAKELSDLLSMQIELHKLNKLAEEASTAEYRALRAQIEPHFLFNALNTIASFCRTNPAKAKELIIDLSNYFRQTLKREEDFILLRDEIDFVNSYLSIEKARFGERLKVHIDIPHDMMNIKVPAFILQPIIENSIKHGILPKPLGGSVTVKARYNSNREIKFSIEDTGVGMNDDRLNEVRHSSPGIGLKNVNERLKLLYGEANMLNIETALNKGTEVNFLIPKRG from the coding sequence GTGCTTTATATTCAATTACTTGAAAAAATGGCTCTAATTGCTTTGGCAGCTTATATATACAATCAATCCCATATATTTAAGAATCTTACAAAGGACAAACTAGAGTTTTCAGATAAAATAGTTATGATAGTATTTTTTAGCTCACTTTCAATAGTTGGAACATATACAGGTATAAACTTAGAACCACATGCAATAGCCAATACTAGACCAATTGGAGCTATTGTGGCAGGATATGTTGGCGGACCTGTTATAGGAATAATAGTTGGTACTATTGCTGGTGTGCATAGATACTTTTTAGGTGGTTTTACTGCACTAGCCTGTGGACTAGCAACAATTGTAGAAGGAATTTCAGGCGGCTTAGCTAGAAAATATTCTAAAGATGGTGCTTTTAGTGTCAAAAGTGGATTCATAGGAGCGGTTATAGCTGAATGCCTGCAGATGGTTATTTTACTGATTTTTGCAAGACCACTTGCGGATTCAATAAGATTAGTAAAAATCGTAGCATTTCCAATGATAACTATAAATTCACTAGGTGTTGTTATATTCATAAATATAATACAAAATGCAAGAAAAGAATACGATAGAATTGGGGCTATACAAGCTCAAAAAGCACTTAGTATTGCAAAAAGAACTATGGTCCATATGAGAAGAGGACTAAATAGAGAAACAGCTAAAAATGCAGCTGAAATTATATATGAAATGTCTAATATAAATGGTGTATTTATTGGAGATAAAAATGGGCTCTTAACTTATTGTGGTGGAAAATTAGATCAAAAAAAGCTTGATGACAGTTTGAATAGATACTATAAACATCCCAGCTATACAATATTGGAATTTATGAATGATAAAAAAATGTTACATTTTGTCTGTGCTCCTTTTTTTATATCTGGTGTTAATTTTGAGGGAGTATTAGGGCTTGAAGTTAAGTCAAAGTTAAATATAGACATGTATTTTTGGCAATTTGCTAAAGAATTAAGTGATCTTTTATCTATGCAAATAGAATTGCATAAATTGAATAAGTTAGCAGAAGAAGCATCTACTGCAGAATATAGAGCTCTAAGAGCACAAATTGAGCCGCATTTTTTATTTAATGCATTAAATACTATAGCATCTTTTTGCAGAACGAATCCTGCTAAGGCAAAAGAACTTATTATAGATCTTTCTAATTATTTTAGACAAACATTAAAACGTGAAGAAGACTTTATATTATTGAGAGATGAGATTGATTTTGTAAATTCATATTTGTCTATTGAAAAAGCTAGATTTGGGGAAAGACTTAAAGTACATATAGATATACCTCATGATATGATGAATATAAAAGTGCCAGCTTTTATACTGCAGCCAATTATAGAAAATTCAATTAAACATGGTATATTACCAAAACCTTTAGGCGGGAGTGTAACTGTGAAAGCACGTTATAATAGCAATCGAGAAATAAAATTTTCAATAGAGGATACCGGTGTTGGCATGAATGATGATAGATTAAATGAAGTTAGGCACAGCTCACCTGGTATAGGACTTAAAAATGTAAATGAAAGATTAAAGTTATTATATGGGGAAGCTAACATGCTTAATATTGAGACTGCTTTAAATAAAGGTACAGAGGTTAACTTTTTAATACCAAAAAGGGGGTAA